The following proteins come from a genomic window of Pyxidicoccus sp. MSG2:
- a CDS encoding RNA polymerase sigma factor has product MTGNDELRALITEAQDGSVRAFELLIASHMPQVRRFARAFAASDADVDDLAQEALVKVYKSLRSFRFQSAFKTWLYSVVRNVFFDATRSRAGRERALEEPLEVEHVRAPSGAEPADEGIARAEEKERLWRALRALPAEFRTAVVLFDVEGYSYEEVAAIEGVPVGTVKSRLSRGRTQLRTLLAGGQAPGSQDGDGSVGTFNGDASSHGSRSGR; this is encoded by the coding sequence TTGACCGGGAACGACGAGCTGCGCGCACTCATCACCGAGGCCCAGGACGGCAGCGTGCGCGCCTTCGAGCTCCTCATCGCTTCGCACATGCCGCAGGTGCGCCGCTTCGCGCGGGCCTTCGCCGCCTCGGACGCGGACGTGGACGACCTGGCGCAGGAAGCGCTGGTGAAGGTCTACAAGAGCCTGCGCTCGTTCCGCTTCCAGTCCGCCTTCAAGACGTGGCTCTACTCGGTGGTGCGCAACGTCTTCTTCGACGCCACGCGCAGCCGCGCCGGACGGGAGCGCGCCCTGGAGGAGCCCCTGGAGGTGGAGCACGTCCGGGCCCCGTCGGGCGCCGAGCCCGCCGACGAGGGAATCGCGCGGGCGGAGGAGAAGGAGCGGCTGTGGCGCGCGCTGCGGGCGCTGCCGGCGGAGTTCCGCACGGCGGTGGTGCTCTTCGATGTCGAGGGGTACAGCTATGAAGAGGTGGCCGCCATCGAAGGGGTGCCGGTGGGCACGGTGAAGTCGCGCCTCTCACGGGGCCGGACACAGCTTCGCACCCTGCTGGCGGGCGGGCAGGCCCCCGGGAGCCAGGATGGGGATGGGTCGGTGGGAACATTCAATGGGGATGCTTCGTCTCATGGTTCGAGGAGCGGTAGATGA
- a CDS encoding toxin-antitoxin system YwqK family antitoxin, which translates to MASFKTWVALAAVLGVASGCSRSSSGPCPDGARLHGRAPPEGTVQWCAKSDGVKHGRWAEWHSNGKPKTEGQYVDGKMEGRWVSYFEDGVKQLEGEYRGGLKQGLWTLYYEEGQKNREEVHTAGSKELKWTAWRSDGQKWAEGTLVGHQAQGPYSEWHPNGKLAVTGNYANGAKAGDWKYFNPDGQPTESPQGDFARD; encoded by the coding sequence ATGGCTTCCTTCAAGACATGGGTGGCGCTGGCCGCGGTCCTGGGCGTGGCGTCAGGCTGTAGCCGGTCCTCTTCCGGTCCCTGTCCCGATGGCGCGCGGCTGCACGGCCGCGCGCCGCCGGAGGGCACCGTGCAGTGGTGCGCGAAGTCCGACGGCGTGAAGCATGGCCGCTGGGCGGAGTGGCACTCCAACGGCAAGCCCAAGACGGAGGGCCAGTACGTCGACGGGAAGATGGAAGGCCGCTGGGTGAGCTACTTCGAGGACGGCGTGAAGCAGCTCGAGGGCGAGTACCGCGGTGGCCTCAAGCAGGGCCTGTGGACCCTCTATTACGAGGAGGGGCAGAAGAACCGCGAGGAGGTCCACACCGCCGGCTCGAAGGAGCTGAAGTGGACGGCGTGGCGCTCCGACGGGCAGAAGTGGGCCGAGGGCACGCTCGTCGGGCACCAGGCGCAGGGCCCCTATTCCGAGTGGCACCCGAACGGAAAGCTCGCCGTGACGGGGAACTACGCGAACGGCGCGAAGGCGGGTGATTGGAAGTACTTCAACCCCGACGGCCAGCCCACGGAGTCACCGCAGGGTGACTTCGCGAGGGATTGA
- a CDS encoding S1 family peptidase — MTSRGIELVARVRPVHPGGFFLALLLVVSGACDGPHAPGPVQAATRQAVVGGAPEPGFPAVGAIVPVSPTCGDSDAASPVTCTGTLVAPRVVLTAAHCVENADAPQVLSVVFAAETARALGRARVRAVAGRIHPDWRAGAHDLGVLILAEDAPVPPVPLRGAPLPADVVGRTTWVVGFGLDEAGRTGLRRGGTARVTAVDPGAFSIEFAPAMSCGGDSGGPSFLEIDGTEHLVGVTSFGDLACTTGTNTRVDAHADFLQAVIEEVALSPPTRPPLDATVDACTARCEAHADCPLGMACVDQPGGGRSCAVAGLEAGRFGAPCSESDGARPCVKAGDACRLWLPCAEETVDGGGCSLAGGAVGAETCATLLALALGLARRRSRPHSR; from the coding sequence GTGACTTCGCGAGGGATTGAGCTGGTGGCGCGAGTGAGGCCCGTCCACCCAGGCGGGTTCTTCCTCGCGCTGCTCCTCGTGGTGTCTGGCGCGTGCGACGGACCGCACGCGCCCGGCCCCGTGCAGGCGGCGACGCGGCAGGCAGTGGTGGGAGGCGCGCCCGAGCCCGGCTTTCCGGCGGTAGGCGCCATCGTCCCGGTGTCGCCGACCTGCGGAGACTCCGACGCGGCCTCGCCCGTCACCTGCACCGGAACGCTGGTCGCCCCCCGAGTCGTCCTGACGGCGGCGCACTGCGTGGAGAACGCGGACGCGCCGCAGGTCCTCTCGGTGGTGTTCGCGGCGGAGACCGCGCGGGCGCTCGGCAGGGCGCGCGTGCGCGCCGTCGCGGGCCGGATTCACCCCGACTGGCGGGCGGGGGCGCACGACCTCGGAGTGCTCATCCTGGCCGAGGACGCGCCCGTCCCGCCGGTGCCCCTGCGCGGAGCCCCGCTGCCGGCGGACGTGGTGGGAAGGACGACGTGGGTGGTGGGCTTCGGTCTGGACGAAGCTGGCAGGACGGGCCTGCGCCGCGGTGGCACCGCGCGCGTGACGGCGGTGGACCCGGGGGCCTTCTCCATCGAGTTCGCCCCCGCGATGTCGTGCGGCGGCGACAGCGGCGGCCCCTCATTCCTGGAGATTGACGGCACCGAGCACCTCGTCGGCGTCACCTCGTTCGGGGACCTCGCCTGTACGACGGGCACGAACACGCGCGTGGACGCGCATGCGGACTTCCTCCAGGCAGTCATCGAAGAGGTTGCCCTCTCGCCGCCCACGCGGCCACCGCTCGACGCGACGGTGGATGCGTGCACGGCGCGCTGTGAGGCCCACGCCGACTGCCCGCTGGGCATGGCCTGTGTCGACCAGCCCGGAGGAGGCAGGAGCTGCGCGGTGGCGGGCCTGGAAGCAGGCCGCTTCGGCGCGCCCTGCTCCGAGTCGGATGGCGCGCGGCCCTGCGTGAAGGCGGGCGACGCGTGCCGGCTGTGGCTGCCGTGTGCGGAGGAGACAGTAGACGGAGGGGGCTGCTCGCTGGCGGGGGGCGCCGTCGGGGCGGAGACCTGCGCTACGCTGCTCGCGCTGGCCCTTGGCCTGGCGCGTCGTCGCTCCAGGCCGCACTCCAGGTAG
- a CDS encoding MFS transporter, whose translation MRFPARASPSIIRHMDVPSPAQPVSLSVQRRVRALVFITVFLDLVGFGLIIPLLPFYVESMGGTATTAGVLLALFSSAQLVATPLLGRLSDRVGRRPVILLSLLGNAVSMALFAYATHVHLLPVLFTSRLLAGATAGNLAACQAAVADVTDPEARAAGLGRVGAGIGLGMVLGPVIGSQLHVLGEWAPPMAAAVLAAAAMLGVFFLFPETHPDHGPASARGTPGRKKVRLAEALARPGIAPMLALFFLTFIGMTNLQVSFGLLAQVRFGWGEREVGRLFALLGLMTFVLQGFAIGWLTRRLRGITLVLMGATLMGVGLACIAVASRPAMLVVAMVLVGTGMGMLQPVLASLASALAGPELQGGVLGIAQSAGGLARVVGPVWSGFLYSTVSPGAPFVSGVVSAVLSLVVAMALRNRFPAQRPAPAP comes from the coding sequence TTGAGGTTCCCTGCGCGCGCGTCGCCGTCAATCATCCGGCACATGGACGTGCCCTCGCCAGCGCAGCCCGTGTCTCTCTCCGTCCAGCGCCGCGTGAGGGCGCTCGTCTTCATCACCGTGTTCCTGGACCTGGTGGGCTTCGGGCTCATCATCCCGCTGCTGCCCTTCTACGTGGAGTCCATGGGCGGCACGGCGACGACGGCGGGCGTGCTGCTCGCGCTGTTCTCCTCCGCGCAGCTGGTGGCCACCCCCCTGCTCGGGCGGCTGTCGGACCGCGTGGGCCGGCGCCCCGTCATCCTGCTGAGCCTGCTGGGCAACGCGGTGTCCATGGCGCTCTTCGCGTACGCCACCCACGTGCACCTGCTGCCCGTGCTCTTCACGTCGCGGCTGCTGGCCGGAGCCACCGCGGGCAACCTGGCCGCGTGCCAGGCCGCCGTGGCGGACGTGACGGACCCGGAAGCACGGGCCGCGGGGCTGGGCCGCGTGGGCGCCGGCATCGGCCTGGGCATGGTGCTGGGGCCCGTCATCGGCAGCCAGCTCCATGTCCTGGGCGAGTGGGCGCCGCCGATGGCGGCGGCGGTGCTCGCGGCGGCGGCGATGCTGGGTGTCTTCTTCCTCTTCCCCGAGACGCACCCCGACCATGGTCCCGCGAGTGCGCGCGGCACGCCGGGCCGGAAGAAGGTGCGGCTGGCGGAGGCGCTGGCCCGGCCGGGCATCGCCCCGATGCTCGCGCTCTTCTTCCTCACCTTCATCGGCATGACCAATCTTCAGGTGTCCTTCGGCCTGCTCGCCCAGGTGCGGTTCGGTTGGGGTGAGCGCGAGGTGGGGCGCCTGTTCGCGCTGCTGGGCCTGATGACCTTCGTGCTGCAGGGCTTCGCCATCGGCTGGCTGACGCGCCGGCTGCGCGGAATCACGCTGGTGCTGATGGGCGCCACGCTGATGGGCGTGGGCCTGGCCTGCATCGCCGTGGCGTCGCGCCCGGCCATGCTGGTCGTCGCCATGGTGCTGGTCGGCACGGGCATGGGCATGCTCCAGCCGGTGCTCGCCAGCCTGGCGTCCGCGCTGGCGGGCCCCGAGTTGCAGGGCGGCGTGCTCGGCATCGCCCAATCCGCGGGCGGGCTCGCGCGCGTGGTGGGCCCGGTGTGGAGCGGCTTCCTCTATTCGACAGTCTCTCCCGGTGCGCCCTTCGTGAGCGGCGTCGTCTCCGCCGTGCTGTCGCTGGTGGTGGCGATGGCGCTGCGCAACCGCTTCCCGGCCCAACGCCCGGCTCCCGCCCCGTGA
- a CDS encoding SDR family oxidoreductase gives MSNSRGRVVLITGASSGIGQACAELLGASGHTVYGTSRRSSPDGAHHKMLEMDVTQDDSVQRAVEAVLAAEGRIDVVVNNAGFVMAGAVEDVSIDEARRQLDTNFFGVMRVCKAVLPSMRAQQSGLIVNISSLGGAAGLPFQGLYSASKFALEGLTESLRQEVAPFGIEATLVQPGDVRTRVRENRVKASQSGPGSAYREAFMKVLTAVEVEEGEGIAPEAVARKVLTLTEKRGVRVRYTVGHLSQRAALMAKTLLPSRTFEQMVMSLYGLSRR, from the coding sequence ATGAGCAACTCACGAGGCAGGGTGGTTCTCATCACCGGCGCATCCTCTGGAATCGGGCAGGCCTGCGCGGAGTTGCTGGGCGCGAGTGGCCACACGGTGTACGGCACCAGCCGCCGGTCCTCGCCTGACGGCGCGCACCACAAGATGCTGGAGATGGACGTCACGCAGGACGACTCCGTCCAGCGCGCGGTGGAGGCGGTGCTGGCGGCGGAAGGGCGCATCGACGTGGTGGTGAACAACGCCGGCTTCGTCATGGCGGGCGCGGTGGAGGACGTCTCCATCGACGAGGCCCGGCGTCAACTGGACACCAACTTCTTCGGGGTGATGCGCGTGTGCAAGGCGGTGCTGCCGTCGATGCGGGCGCAGCAGTCCGGGCTCATCGTCAACATCAGCTCGCTGGGCGGCGCGGCGGGCCTGCCCTTCCAGGGGCTCTACAGCGCCAGCAAGTTCGCGCTGGAGGGGCTCACGGAGAGCCTCCGCCAGGAGGTGGCGCCCTTCGGCATCGAGGCCACGCTGGTGCAGCCCGGCGACGTGCGCACGCGCGTGCGGGAGAACCGCGTGAAGGCGAGCCAGTCCGGCCCCGGCTCCGCGTACCGCGAGGCCTTCATGAAGGTGCTCACGGCGGTGGAGGTGGAGGAGGGTGAGGGCATCGCCCCGGAGGCCGTCGCGCGCAAGGTGCTGACGCTGACGGAGAAGCGGGGCGTGCGCGTGCGCTACACCGTGGGCCACCTGTCGCAGCGCGCCGCGCTGATGGCCAAGACGCTGCTGCCCTCGCGCACCTTCGAGCAGATGGTGATGTCCCTCTACGGGCTGTCCCGGCGCTGA
- a CDS encoding phage tail protein, translated as MIPFPPTHASFPTRVPTAVVSPVGSVLPYAGPINACTQANLMAQGWLFCDGAVVDNATYPELYNTIGTLYGAPPKSGNDTAPIQFYLPDYRGSFLRGVNRDATRNFPGVSNTSQPRDPDTASRLNARYSASGSDGQGNSGNSVGSVQLDAFLTHQHDAVQPASPPPPPPTLCEEVPTDILQFQSSPTTNVLVGPNNSTPTYQVSDNETRALNVYVNFIIKAQSAVLPNPGFNYQCSSKQDCWGPSGAQTCQGGGS; from the coding sequence ATGATTCCCTTTCCGCCCACGCACGCCAGCTTCCCCACGCGGGTCCCCACCGCCGTCGTGTCACCCGTGGGCTCGGTGCTGCCCTACGCCGGGCCCATCAACGCGTGCACCCAGGCCAACCTCATGGCGCAGGGCTGGCTCTTCTGCGACGGCGCCGTCGTGGACAACGCGACCTACCCCGAGCTCTACAACACCATCGGCACGCTGTATGGGGCGCCGCCCAAGTCAGGAAACGACACGGCCCCCATCCAGTTCTACCTGCCGGACTACCGGGGCTCGTTCCTGCGCGGCGTCAACCGGGACGCCACCCGCAACTTCCCCGGCGTCAGCAACACCAGCCAGCCGAGGGACCCCGACACCGCCAGCCGGCTGAACGCGCGCTATTCGGCGAGTGGAAGCGACGGCCAGGGCAACAGCGGAAACAGCGTCGGCTCGGTGCAGCTCGACGCCTTCCTCACGCACCAGCACGACGCCGTGCAGCCCGCCAGCCCGCCGCCCCCGCCGCCCACCCTTTGCGAGGAGGTCCCCACGGACATCCTCCAGTTCCAGTCGAGCCCCACGACCAACGTGCTCGTCGGTCCGAACAACTCGACGCCCACCTACCAGGTGTCCGACAACGAGACGCGGGCCCTGAACGTCTACGTGAACTTCATCATCAAGGCCCAGTCGGCCGTGCTGCCCAACCCCGGCTTCAACTACCAGTGCTCATCCAAGCAGGACTGCTGGGGTCCGTCTGGCGCCCAGACGTGCCAGGGCGGCGGCTCGTGA
- a CDS encoding RNA polymerase sigma factor, with product MSISRDSFWSVWQCHSEYLYRQSLCMMNGNRADAEEAYSAAMLRACEAVHGQELRVTNEKAWLGAVLRNVCVDAHRRRQRFHDDSSDDDEPVDRIGTLESTAPSPETLVLRDEVESCVWEHVLALPPTLREPFVMRFLHDMSYEDIAHQLGLTNCNVRKRVQLAYRALRTVLADLKPDSQREKRAVHNEQAEAS from the coding sequence ATGTCCATTTCAAGGGATAGCTTCTGGAGTGTCTGGCAATGCCATAGCGAGTACCTCTACCGGCAGAGCCTCTGCATGATGAATGGAAACCGCGCTGACGCCGAGGAGGCGTACAGCGCGGCCATGCTCCGCGCGTGTGAAGCCGTGCACGGGCAGGAGCTCCGGGTCACCAACGAGAAGGCGTGGCTGGGCGCGGTGCTGCGCAACGTCTGCGTGGACGCGCACCGCCGGCGCCAGCGCTTTCATGATGACTCCAGCGACGACGACGAGCCGGTAGATCGCATCGGCACCCTCGAGTCGACCGCGCCCTCCCCCGAGACGCTGGTGCTGCGCGACGAGGTGGAGAGCTGCGTCTGGGAGCACGTCCTGGCGCTTCCACCGACGCTGCGCGAGCCCTTCGTCATGCGCTTCCTGCACGACATGTCCTATGAAGACATCGCCCATCAGCTCGGGCTGACGAACTGCAACGTGCGCAAGCGCGTCCAGCTCGCGTACCGCGCCCTGCGCACCGTGCTGGCGGATCTGAAGCCGGATTCGCAGCGGGAAAAGCGCGCCGTTCACAACGAGCAGGCTGAGGCGTCCTGA